Proteins encoded within one genomic window of Pseudodesulfovibrio senegalensis:
- a CDS encoding portal protein, translated as MSAQLADAVLRRFDSLERERTPWVPVWKELAEYMLPRKNGRSMDGVTAALPGDERIYDSTPLNALELLASALGGLLTSPCQPWFELRARPGLEAGESPQVRAFLADARERMARAFNDDDTGFQAHIHELYLDVALLGTGVMYVESDPQTVVRFASRPLGEVRVAESARGMVDTVFRKYELTVRQAVAEWGEACSSELVARLAEHPDDSVEIVHAVFPRRDRDPGGVGVAHFPWACVYLEAQTRHVLEESGYLEMPFMVPRWAKASGDVYGRGPGLTALSDVRVLNAMSRTALMAAEKMSDPPLMVPDDGFLGPVRSGPGGLSYYRAGSPDRIEPLPVRCDLHAAETMMAQRREAIRRIFLNDQLRTEDGPAMSATEAVIRQGERLRVLGPVLGRLQTELLGPLVQRVFMVMLRAGALPPLPQGLSATDICVRHSSVVGRAQREYEAQGLARVMEYVTPLAGADESVMDNFDTDRVARHAADLFGVPVDLLRSQQDVAAMRHDRRQQSEQERSAAIIDRLAGLAHTLSQTKTDGPNALTELAGLLAAVVPDSGAQEPQEENHAGDG; from the coding sequence ATGAGCGCACAACTGGCAGATGCCGTGTTGCGGCGTTTCGATTCGCTGGAACGGGAGCGCACGCCGTGGGTTCCGGTCTGGAAGGAATTGGCGGAGTACATGCTGCCGCGCAAGAACGGACGGTCCATGGACGGGGTCACCGCCGCCCTGCCCGGCGACGAGCGCATCTATGATTCCACGCCGCTGAACGCGCTGGAGCTTCTGGCCTCGGCTCTGGGCGGCTTGCTGACCAGCCCGTGCCAGCCGTGGTTCGAGTTGCGGGCGCGGCCCGGCCTTGAAGCCGGGGAGTCGCCCCAGGTCAGGGCCTTTCTGGCCGATGCCCGCGAACGCATGGCGCGCGCCTTCAATGACGACGACACCGGGTTTCAGGCCCACATCCATGAGTTGTATCTGGACGTGGCTTTGCTCGGCACCGGGGTCATGTACGTGGAGTCGGACCCGCAGACCGTGGTGCGTTTTGCGTCCCGTCCCTTGGGCGAGGTGCGCGTGGCCGAATCCGCGCGGGGCATGGTGGACACCGTGTTCCGCAAGTACGAGCTGACCGTGCGGCAGGCCGTGGCCGAATGGGGCGAGGCCTGCTCATCGGAGCTGGTGGCGCGTCTGGCCGAGCACCCGGACGATTCGGTGGAGATCGTGCACGCGGTGTTTCCGCGCCGGGACCGTGACCCCGGAGGCGTGGGCGTGGCCCATTTTCCGTGGGCCTGCGTGTATCTGGAGGCGCAGACCCGGCACGTGCTTGAGGAATCCGGGTATCTGGAAATGCCTTTCATGGTGCCGCGCTGGGCCAAGGCCTCGGGTGACGTGTATGGCCGCGGGCCGGGTTTGACCGCGCTTTCGGACGTGCGCGTACTCAACGCCATGTCGCGCACCGCGCTCATGGCCGCGGAAAAGATGAGCGATCCGCCCCTGATGGTGCCGGACGACGGTTTTCTCGGCCCGGTGCGTTCCGGTCCGGGGGGGCTGTCCTATTACCGGGCCGGTTCGCCGGACCGCATCGAGCCGCTGCCCGTGCGCTGCGACCTGCATGCGGCCGAAACCATGATGGCCCAGCGCAGGGAGGCCATCCGGCGTATCTTCCTCAACGACCAGTTGCGCACCGAGGACGGCCCGGCCATGTCCGCCACCGAGGCGGTCATCCGGCAGGGCGAGCGGTTGCGCGTGCTCGGTCCGGTGTTGGGCCGTTTGCAGACCGAACTGCTCGGGCCGCTGGTGCAGCGGGTATTCATGGTTATGCTGCGCGCCGGGGCCTTGCCGCCGTTGCCCCAAGGCCTGTCCGCCACGGACATCTGCGTGCGCCACAGCTCGGTGGTGGGCCGCGCCCAGCGCGAGTACGAGGCCCAGGGCCTTGCCCGGGTCATGGAGTATGTGACGCCGCTGGCCGGTGCGGACGAGTCGGTCATGGACAACTTCGACACGGACCGGGTGGCCCGCCATGCCGCGGACCTGTTCGGTGTGCCCGTGGACCTGCTGCGTTCGCAACAGGATGTGGCGGCCATGCGCCATGACCGTCGGCAACAGTCGGAGCAGGAGCGCTCGGCGGCCATTATCGACAGACTGGCCGGGCTGGCCCATACCCTTTCGCAAACCAAAACCGACGGTCCCAACGCCCTGACCGAGCTGGCCGGCCTTCTGGCCGCCGTTGTTCCGGACTCCGGTGCGCAGGAACCGCAGGAGGAGAATCATGCAGGAGACGGTTGA